Proteins from a genomic interval of Capsicum annuum cultivar UCD-10X-F1 chromosome 4, UCD10Xv1.1, whole genome shotgun sequence:
- the LOC107869541 gene encoding MDIS1-interacting receptor like kinase 2-like has protein sequence MERGSLSNVLSNEVESKKLDWLKRVNIIKGVAYALSYMHLDCSPPIVHRDISSSNVLLDSEYEARVSDFGTYGYVAPELAYTMKVMPMCDVYSFGVLALEIIKGKHLEEYITVLANSSTIDPVQFSDFLDECLPYPEDEVKEVLDFIIKVESFCLVEAPKSRPTMQFISHKLSTM, from the exons ATGGAGAGGGGGAGTTTGTCTAATGTTTTAAGCAATGAAGTTGAGTCCAAGAAACTGGATTGGCTTAAAAGGGTGAATATTATCAAAGGTGTTGCTTATGCTTTATCTTACATGCACCTGGATTGCTCACCACCAATCGTTCATCGAGACATATCAAGCAGTAATGTTTTGCTTGATTCCGAATATGAAGCTCGTGTTTCAGATTTTG GCACATATGGATATGTTGCACCTG AACTTGCTTATACAATGAAGGTTATGCCAATGTGTGATGTCTATAGCTTTGGAGTTTTAGCATTGGAGATAATCAAAGGAAAGCATCTCGAGGAATATATTACCGTACTAGCAAATTCGTCGACTATAGATCCTGTGCAGTTTAGTGATTTTCTAGATGAATGCCTTCCATATCCTGAAGATGAAGTAAAAGAGGTTTTGGATTTTATCATCAAGGTAGAAAGCTTTTGTTTGGTTGAAGCTCCAAAATCAAGGCCAACAATGCAATTCATCTCTCATAAATTATCAACAATGTAA